The DNA segment TGTCCTGGGCCATGGGTGGACAGTGAGGTCGATACTAAGCTGGGGCAGGCTGAGGCTTGTGGGCTTGATCCAGGCGTGACTGCGGTTCATACAGGAGGGATCTAGTACCCTGTGGTGAGTTTAGTGCTGGCAAAGGCAGGCAGCTACTGAGAGGACAGGACAGCGCAACTGCCCCCTGCTGTAGGAGCAGTGAGCCGCTGCTGGGTTGGACCAGGGCCACCAGTGGGACCTGGAGATGTACACTTATTTCAAGGGAGCCTCAGAGACACGTCCTTCGCCTGAGATGCCTCGCACCTCACCCTGGCAGGTGTGGGCTGGGAGACCCTGGAGGGGCTGTcatttggctctttttcttgaATCTTTGGGACTCTCCACAGAGGCCACCCCCGCCTGGATCTCCTTTTTGGACTTAGGAGCTCCCTCTTCCCCCAGTCCTAGGCAGCTGGCTGAGCTTGGGGCTCTTGCTTTCCCAAGACTCCAACTTCTAGCCGCTGTTTTgatcctggggtgggggttggaccCAGCCTCTTCCCCTTGCTGCAGTTACCCCCAGTCTGATGTGATCCTGCTATTGTGTGCATGTCAACAGGGGTCACATCTCTATGATAGGAGGGCAACTGAGGCAAAGAATAAAGTGTGGAGAAGACTTGGGCGTCCTAACTTATCTGTGCAGGGAGGGGGGGATGGgctctgggtgtgtgtctgtcctgGCCCCACCTCCAAGCCATGTATCTGCCCCGTCTTGGCAATGGCAGGGTTCCACAACAGAATCTCTTATTCCCCAGAAGAGAAATGGCGGGAGCAATGGACAGGGACGTCCTTTGAGCCTTTCTTTGTCCCTGCCACAGTTTGGCTCAGGGAGAATCAGACAGTCTGTGTCCCAGGGATTGTCATTAGACAAGAAAACCCCCTAGGGCACGGAACACAGAAACCATTGTTTCAACCTGAGGAATTGAGCGTGGAGAACTGGTGGTGCTGGTGAGGGCAGCAGCTGCAGGGCCGTGGCAGCTGGGTGTGGATGAGCATCCTCTGGAGTAAACTCAGCATCAAAGCCTAACATCTTAGCCCTCAGCCCTGGATGCAGGGGCAGACGCCAGCCTGAGATCACTGGCCTGCGCCTCCGAGTGCTCAACAGTGCATGCTCAACAGTGCACTTTCTCTGTGTGCTTGGCCCCAACGCAAGTCACTTGCTTCAGTGCATGGCCACGTGGCTCATGAATGACACAGTACTTTCAGGTGGTACTCTGGCCCCTTAAGAGTTTTGCTTTTATGAGCTGATGGTGGCCCTATGAGATGTGAGCATAAACTTggcttttaaaaagcacacacacgggctggtgagatggctcagtgggtaagagcacccgactgctcttccaaaggtcctgagttcaaatcccagcaaccacatggtggcttataaccatctgtaacaagacctgacaccctcttctggagtgtctgaagacagctatgtgtgtaattacatataataaataaataaagcttaaaaaaaaagtcatacttgggtatgtcctttaaaaaaaaaaaagcacacacacgcTTATGCGCATGCATGTGGGTGGAGGACATCAGACCCTCTctaactagagttacaggtggttgtgagctgccatgtgggttctgtgaaCCACACTCCTCcccaagagcagccagagcttttaaccactgagccatctcttattAGAGTTTGTTTTACATATTAAGGACTACTGCCCTCAGAGGTGAGAACAGGCTTGAAAAGGTTTATAAACTCACTAAGATAACATAGAAATGGCAAGGTAAAGACTGGATCCTAGGAATTCTGAGACCCAAGCATGTTCCAGTTAGCTCCTTTTGCAGGAAAGGTCGCCAGGCGAAGTCAATGAGTTGAGCTGAGGAGGTGGTAATGAGCTTCAGTATGATAGGCTAGCTTATGAGGGACTACCCTTGGGGGCCTTTTCCCAAAGACCCATCTTGTCTCAAGCCCGATGGGAGAACAGGTTATGGGGAATCCAACTCACTTTGGGAGTTGAACACTTTCGTGGTGTGTTCAGGCACaacacccatatacatgaaattaaaataccATCAGGGGAGAACATTGTTTGAAGAgtttaaatctttttcttaagattttaaaagttttatttgagGCGGAGTCTCAATATGCTGCCTGGGCTGCCCTCATACCATGCAGCCTGGGCTTCTCTTATGTCCTGCCTCAGCATGCAGAGCGCAGGGATTGCAGCAGGCTTGGGCATCTATCCGGAGACTGTCTGGGTTGGCTTATTTCAGGATGCCAGCAGTACTTCAGATAAGCCTTCTGCAGCCTCGGGGCTAATGGTTCTACTCTGTGAGGCACTTCCAGGAAGTCATCTACACGGGCCAGTCCTATCAAACCCATCTTGTCTGAGACACCTAGCCGCCTGTCAtgcatcctcccccaccccaccagcaaACCTCCCACTGCACCCAGAGTCCTTCCCCGCGACAATAAAAACTTGTAGGTGGGGTTGGTTTTCAGGTTTTTATTGTGGGTGTATTTTTTTGGCGGTGGGACAGGGGCAGTGGGACAGGCTTTCCAAGGAGTGGCCTCCCAGGGAGGCCAGGCAAGACCAAAGACCAAGGATGTCCTTACTCTCGGATCTTCAGTTCCCGCGCCATCTGACAGAGGGCGCAGGGCAGGCAAAAGGTGAGGGCAGCCCAGTCGTGCCCGACGGAGCCCTGgagggtgggaaagagagaaatcGAGAAAGGTCAGGAGCTTTGTTTTGGGGTGCCAGGTGGCGGTTCCCAGTCTCAATCCCTGCGGTCCCCAATCTCAACCCCTGTGGTCTGGGATTGGCGCGCACCTGGATGTGGTAGCGCTCCCTCATGCCGGTGCGCAGAGAGTGCAGTCCTCCGGGCAGGTAGGGCGCACAGCAGCACTCCCCAAAGTCGTCGGAGATGCGGCAGGCAAGGCACAGCGGGGCGAAAGTGCCGCAGAGACCTGGACAGGGCAGAACGTTCAGGACCCGGGCCTGCTGtgcttgccccacccccacccccacccccaagagggTACGCGCGGTGTCACGGAGGGGATGCAGGTTCCAGGAGG comes from the Mus pahari chromosome 19, PAHARI_EIJ_v1.1, whole genome shotgun sequence genome and includes:
- the Cnfn gene encoding cornifelin isoform X1 gives rise to the protein MQFEMHDHVKGKAMSYPVTSQPQCANTCYQTQLSDWHTGLTDCCNDMPVCLCGTFAPLCLACRISDDFGECCCAPYLPGGLHSLRTGMRERYHIQGSVGHDWAALTFCLPCALCQMARELKIRE
- the Cnfn gene encoding cornifelin isoform X2: MSYPVTSQPQCANTCYQTQLSDWHTGLTDCCNDMPVCLCGTFAPLCLACRISDDFGECCCAPYLPGGLHSLRTGMRERYHIQGSVGHDWAALTFCLPCALCQMARELKIRE